From Streptomyces cyaneogriseus subsp. noncyanogenus, the proteins below share one genomic window:
- a CDS encoding NAD(P)-binding domain-containing protein, protein MNRVREVEVVVVGAGQAGLSAAFHLRRTGFEPERGFVVLDRSPGPGGAWQFRWPSLTYGKVHGMNSLPGMELTGADPARPSAEVVSEYFAAYERAFGLRVRRPVEVRAVREGSGGRLLVETSAGTWATRALINATGTWDRPFWPRYPGQESFRGRQLHTAQYAGPREFAGQRVVVVGGGASGTQHLLEIAPYAAATTWVTRRPPVFREGPFDEDAGRAAVALVEERVRRGLPPRSVVSVTGLPLNDAVRRGIEDGTLDRRPLFERITPDGAEWSDGRRVAADVILWATGFRAALGHLAPLRLREPGGGIRVEGTRAVADPRIHLVGYGPSASTIGANRAGRAAVRDIRRLLAAGPEEAVAA, encoded by the coding sequence GTGAACAGAGTGCGCGAGGTCGAGGTCGTGGTCGTCGGGGCTGGTCAGGCGGGCCTGTCCGCCGCCTTCCACCTGCGGCGCACGGGGTTCGAGCCGGAGCGCGGCTTCGTGGTGCTCGACCGCTCCCCCGGCCCCGGCGGCGCGTGGCAGTTCCGCTGGCCCTCGCTGACCTACGGCAAGGTGCACGGCATGAACTCCCTGCCGGGGATGGAGCTGACCGGCGCCGACCCCGCGCGGCCGTCGGCCGAGGTGGTCTCCGAGTACTTCGCCGCGTACGAGCGCGCCTTCGGCCTGCGGGTCCGGCGGCCCGTCGAGGTGCGCGCGGTCCGGGAGGGGAGCGGCGGCCGGCTGCTCGTGGAGACCTCGGCGGGCACCTGGGCGACACGGGCGCTGATCAACGCCACCGGCACCTGGGACCGCCCGTTCTGGCCGCGCTACCCGGGCCAGGAGAGCTTTCGGGGGCGGCAACTGCACACCGCGCAGTACGCCGGGCCGCGGGAGTTCGCCGGGCAGCGGGTCGTGGTGGTCGGCGGGGGCGCCTCGGGCACGCAGCACCTGCTGGAGATCGCCCCGTACGCCGCGGCCACCACCTGGGTGACCCGGCGGCCGCCGGTCTTCCGGGAGGGGCCGTTCGACGAGGACGCGGGCCGGGCGGCGGTCGCGCTGGTGGAGGAGCGGGTGCGGCGGGGGCTGCCGCCGCGGAGCGTGGTGTCGGTGACGGGGCTGCCGCTGAACGACGCCGTCCGCAGGGGCATCGAGGACGGGACCCTGGACCGGCGGCCCCTGTTCGAGCGGATCACTCCCGACGGCGCGGAGTGGAGCGACGGCCGGCGCGTGGCGGCCGACGTGATCCTGTGGGCGACCGGGTTCCGGGCGGCTCTCGGCCATCTGGCGCCGCTGCGCCTGCGCGAGCCGGGGGGCGGGATCCGCGTCGAGGGGACGCGTGCGGTCGCGGACCCGCGGATCCATCTGGTCGGCTACGGGCCGTCGGCCAGCACCATCGGAGCCAACCGGGCGGGCCGCGCCGCCGTACGGGACATCCGGCGGCTGCTGGCGGCCGGGCCGGAGGAGGCGGTCGCCGCGTGA
- a CDS encoding ABC transporter ATP-binding protein yields MHPDHQPSWTPPPDAAEQPRQVRRVLRLFRPYRSRLAVVGLLVAASSLVSVATPFLLKEILDVAIPEGRTGLLGLLALGMILSAVLTSVFGVLQTLISTKVGQRVMHDLRTAVYGRLQRMSLAFFTRTRTGEVQSRIANDIGGMQATVTSTATSLVSNLTSVVATIVAMVALDWRLTVVSLVLLPVFVWISRRVGNERRKITTQRQKQMAAMAATVTESLSVSGILLGRTMGRADSLTRAFADESDRLVDLEVRSTMAGRWRMAVITIVMAAMPAVIYWAAGLALHLGGPGVSIGTIVAFVSLQQGLFRPAVSLLSTGVQIQTSLALFQRIFEYLDLPIDITERKDPVHLDRIKGEVRFENVEFRYDDKSAPILDGIDVTVPAGGSLAVVGPTGAGKSTLGHLVPRLYDVTGGRVTLDGVDVRDLDFDTLARAVGVVSQETYLFHASVADNLRFAKPDATDEELVAAATAAQIHDHIASLPDGYDTVVGERGHRFSGGEKQRLAIARTILRDPPVLILDEATSALDTRTEAAVQQAIDALSAHRTTLTIAHRLSTVRGADQILVLDAGRVAERGTHEELLERDGRYAALVRRDAQLEPTK; encoded by the coding sequence ATGCACCCCGACCACCAGCCGTCCTGGACCCCACCTCCCGACGCCGCCGAACAGCCCCGGCAGGTGCGCCGCGTCCTCAGGCTCTTCCGTCCCTACCGCAGCCGACTGGCGGTCGTCGGTCTGCTGGTCGCCGCCTCGTCGCTGGTCTCGGTGGCCACGCCCTTCCTGCTGAAGGAGATCCTCGACGTCGCGATCCCCGAGGGGCGCACGGGCCTGCTGGGCCTGCTCGCCCTGGGCATGATCCTCAGCGCCGTCCTCACCAGCGTCTTCGGCGTGCTCCAGACGCTGATCTCGACCAAGGTCGGCCAGCGCGTCATGCACGACCTGCGCACCGCGGTCTATGGCCGCTTGCAGCGCATGTCGCTCGCCTTCTTCACGCGCACCCGCACCGGCGAGGTGCAGTCCCGCATCGCCAACGACATCGGCGGCATGCAGGCCACCGTCACCTCCACGGCCACCTCCCTGGTCTCCAACCTCACCAGCGTGGTCGCCACCATCGTCGCGATGGTGGCCCTCGACTGGCGGCTGACCGTCGTCTCGCTCGTCCTGCTCCCCGTATTCGTGTGGATCAGCCGCCGCGTCGGCAACGAGCGCCGGAAGATCACCACCCAGCGGCAGAAGCAGATGGCCGCGATGGCCGCCACGGTCACCGAGTCGCTCTCCGTCAGCGGCATCCTGCTCGGTCGCACCATGGGCCGCGCAGACTCGCTCACCCGCGCCTTCGCCGACGAGTCCGACCGCCTGGTCGATCTCGAGGTGCGCTCCACCATGGCGGGCCGCTGGCGGATGGCCGTCATCACGATCGTCATGGCCGCCATGCCCGCCGTCATTTACTGGGCCGCGGGCCTGGCGCTCCATCTCGGCGGCCCGGGCGTCTCGATCGGCACCATCGTCGCCTTCGTCTCGCTCCAGCAGGGCCTGTTCCGCCCAGCCGTCAGCCTGCTGTCGACCGGTGTGCAGATCCAGACCTCGCTCGCGCTCTTCCAGCGCATCTTCGAGTACCTGGACCTGCCGATCGACATCACCGAACGGAAGGACCCCGTCCACCTCGACCGGATCAAGGGCGAGGTCCGCTTCGAGAACGTCGAATTCCGTTACGACGACAAGAGCGCCCCCATCCTCGACGGCATCGACGTCACCGTCCCCGCGGGCGGCAGTCTCGCGGTGGTCGGCCCGACCGGCGCGGGGAAGTCCACCCTCGGCCATCTGGTGCCGCGCCTGTACGACGTGACCGGCGGCCGGGTCACCCTCGACGGGGTCGACGTGCGCGACCTGGACTTCGACACCCTCGCCCGCGCGGTCGGCGTCGTCTCCCAGGAGACGTACCTCTTCCACGCCTCGGTCGCCGACAACCTGCGCTTCGCCAAACCGGACGCCACCGACGAGGAACTGGTCGCGGCGGCCACGGCGGCCCAGATCCACGACCACATCGCGTCCCTGCCCGACGGCTACGACACCGTCGTCGGCGAGCGCGGGCACCGCTTCTCCGGCGGCGAGAAGCAGCGCCTGGCGATCGCCCGCACCATTCTGCGCGACCCGCCGGTCCTCATCCTGGACGAGGCGACCAGCGCCCTGGACACCCGGACCGAGGCCGCCGTGCAGCAGGCCATCGACGCGCTGTCCGCCCACCGCACCACGCTCACCATCGCCCACCGCCTGTCCACCGTCCGGGGCGCGGACCAGATCCTGGTCCTCGACGCGGGGCGCGTGGCCGAGCGGGGCACACACGAGGAGCTGCTGGAGCGGGACGGGCGCTATGCGGCACTGGTCCGCCGGGACGCCCAACTGGAGCCGACAAAATGA
- a CDS encoding MarR family winged helix-turn-helix transcriptional regulator — protein sequence MTSPDPDGLLAEQLLRLTRRVHRIQKRHLEQRDLGITPAQSRLLRTLAHYASPPRMTDLAQRLEVVPRAVTTLVDGLETAGKVRRVPDPANRRVIRIELTPDGRTALRELHRARRSAAEEILAPLTDAQRTVLGGLLDTLVDGAPIRDCDRASP from the coding sequence ATGACCAGCCCCGATCCCGACGGCCTGCTCGCCGAGCAGTTGCTGCGGCTCACCCGCCGGGTGCACCGCATCCAAAAACGCCACCTGGAGCAGCGTGACCTCGGCATCACGCCTGCCCAGTCCCGGCTGCTGCGCACTCTGGCGCACTACGCCTCGCCGCCCCGCATGACCGATCTGGCGCAGCGGCTGGAAGTCGTGCCCCGGGCCGTGACGACGCTGGTCGACGGGCTGGAGACGGCCGGGAAGGTACGCCGGGTGCCGGATCCGGCCAATCGTCGGGTGATCCGGATCGAGCTCACCCCCGACGGGCGTACGGCCCTGCGCGAACTGCACCGCGCCCGCCGGTCGGCCGCGGAGGAGATCCTTGCCCCGCTGACGGACGCACAGCGCACGGTGCTCGGAGGCCTGCTGGACACGCTGGTCGACGGAGCGCCCATACGGGACTGCGATCGCGCCTCCCCCTGA
- a CDS encoding secondary thiamine-phosphate synthase enzyme YjbQ, which produces MSDAFTTRVLNVSTGSQERVVDITGDCASFLREVAAGRDGLLNVFVPHATAGIAVIETGAGSDDDLLAALHTLLPADDRWQHRHGTPGHGRDHVLPALVPPHATLPVVDGRLELGTWQSVCLVDTNRDNPDRQVRLSFLG; this is translated from the coding sequence ATGTCAGATGCCTTCACCACCCGAGTCCTGAACGTCTCCACCGGCTCCCAGGAGAGGGTCGTCGACATCACCGGCGACTGCGCGTCCTTCCTGCGCGAGGTGGCGGCCGGCCGCGACGGCCTGCTCAACGTCTTCGTCCCGCACGCCACGGCCGGGATCGCCGTCATCGAGACGGGGGCGGGCAGCGACGACGACCTGCTGGCCGCCCTGCACACCCTCCTGCCGGCCGACGACCGCTGGCAGCACCGCCACGGCACCCCCGGCCACGGCCGCGACCACGTCCTGCCGGCCCTCGTCCCCCCGCACGCCACCCTGCCGGTCGTGGACGGCCGGCTGGAACTGGGGACGTGGCAGTCGGTGTGCCTGGTGGACACCAACCGGGACAACCCCGACCGGCAGGTGCGGTTGTCCTTCCTCGGGTAG
- the mltG gene encoding endolytic transglycosylase MltG: MQMNTSPRSTRSTIRLTRRGRLALIATGAVVAGTAVAVPLLSLGDDEKPRPTSLVIPEGWRASQVYEAVDKALELPPGTTRKSLAKVRLRLPVDAEGNPEGYLFPATYPLGENATPEKLLAAMVDTANKKFSGAPIAAGAQRNAMNVYQAVTIASIVQAEAATEADMGKVSRVIFNRLERGMPLQMDSTLNYALNRSTLRTTLKDTRIDSPYNSYQRMGLPPTPIDSPGEAAMRAAINPTPGDWLYFVTVKPGDTRFTADHREHQRNVEEFNRNRRGASAAAR; this comes from the coding sequence ATGCAGATGAACACTTCGCCACGGAGCACGAGGAGCACGATTCGACTGACGCGCCGGGGCCGCCTCGCCCTGATCGCGACCGGAGCCGTCGTGGCCGGCACCGCCGTGGCGGTGCCGCTGCTGTCCCTGGGCGACGACGAGAAACCCCGCCCGACCTCCCTGGTGATCCCCGAGGGGTGGCGCGCGAGCCAGGTCTACGAGGCCGTCGACAAGGCTCTCGAACTGCCCCCCGGGACCACCAGGAAGTCCCTCGCCAAGGTCCGTCTCAGGCTGCCGGTCGACGCGGAGGGCAACCCCGAGGGCTACCTCTTCCCGGCGACGTATCCGCTCGGCGAGAACGCCACGCCGGAGAAGCTGCTGGCCGCCATGGTCGACACCGCGAACAAGAAGTTCAGCGGCGCTCCCATCGCCGCCGGGGCACAGCGCAACGCGATGAACGTCTACCAGGCGGTGACCATCGCCAGCATCGTGCAGGCCGAGGCCGCCACCGAGGCGGACATGGGCAAGGTCTCCCGGGTGATCTTCAACCGCCTGGAGCGCGGCATGCCGCTACAGATGGATTCCACCCTCAACTACGCGCTGAACCGCTCCACGCTGAGGACGACGCTCAAGGACACCCGCATCGACAGCCCGTACAACTCCTACCAGCGCATGGGCCTGCCGCCGACACCCATCGACAGCCCAGGCGAGGCCGCGATGCGTGCGGCGATCAACCCCACGCCGGGCGACTGGCTGTACTTCGTCACGGTCAAGCCGGGCGACACCCGCTTCACCGCCGACCACCGGGAGCACCAGCGCAATGTCGAGGAGTTCAACCGCAACCGGCGCGGCGCGTCCGCGGCGGCCCGCTGA